A genomic region of Pelodiscus sinensis isolate JC-2024 chromosome 1, ASM4963464v1, whole genome shotgun sequence contains the following coding sequences:
- the TOB2 gene encoding protein Tob2 yields MHLEIKVALNFIISYLYNKLPRRRADLFGEELERLLKKKYEGHWYPEKPLKGSGYRCVHIGETVDPVVELAAKRSGLAVEDVRANVPEELSVWIDPFEVSYQIGEKGSVKVLYLDDSEGCSAAELDKEIKSSFNPDAQVFVPIGSQDNSLSNSPSPSFGQSPSPTFIPRSAQPITFTTATFAATKFGSTKMKKGGGGAAGAPQPQQRMARSPTNNLLKHKGLSLSMHSLNFVGGGGSQAPQSQLSPNAKEFVYSGGSSGASGLFFDGVTSENQGGNIPPASQFSASTSGSSGFDMAQVFSGSSNSLFLEKSPFVEGLSYNLNTMQYPSQSFQPVVLAN; encoded by the coding sequence ATGCATCTGGAGATCAAAGTTGCTCTGAACTTCATCATCTCGTACCTGTATAACAAGCTTCCTCGGAGGCGGGCAGACCTGTTTGGTGAAGAGCTAGAACGCCTGCTAAAGAAAAAATATGAGGGCCACTGGTACCCGGAAAAGCCTCTGAAGGGTTCTGGCTATCGCTGCGTCCACATTGGAGAAACAGTGGATCCAGTGGTGGAACTGGCAGCCAAGCGGAGCGGGCTAGCTGTAGAGGATGTGCGGGCCAATGTGCCTGAAGAACTGAGTGTCTGGATTGATCCCTTTGAGGTGTCCTACCAAATTGGCGAGAAAGGGTCTGTCAAGGTCCTGTATCTGGATGACAGTGAGGGCTGCAGTGCAGCTGAGCTGGACAAGGAGATCAAGAGCAGCTTCAACCCTGATGCCCAGGTGTTTGTCCCCATTGGTAGCCAGGACAACTCTTTGTCCAACTCACCATCGCCATCCTTTGGCCAGTCACCCAGCCCCACCTTCATCCCCCGCTCTGCCCAGCCCATCACCTTTACCACTGCCACCTTTGCTGCCACCAAGTTTGGCTCTACCAAGATGAagaagggtgggggtggagcagcaggAGCTCCACAGCCGCAGCAAAGGATGGCCAGATCACCCACCAACAACCTGCTGAAGCACAAGGGCCTCTCCCTCTCTATGCATTCTCTAAACTtcgttgggggcggggggagtcaaGCTCCTCAGTCACAGCTCTCCCCAAATGCCAAGGAGTTTGTTTACAGTGGCGGATCATCTGGAGCCAGTGGCCTCTTCTTTGATGGTGTTACCAGCGAGAATCAGGGTGGCAACATTCCACCAGCCTCCCAGTTCAGTGCTAGCACTAGTGGCAGCAGCGGCTTTGACATGGCTCAGGTCTTCAGCGGCAGCAGCAACAGCCTCTTCCTGGAGAAGTCTCCCTTTGTGGAAGGACTCAGCTACAACCTGAACACCATGCAGTATCCCAGCCAGTCATTCCAGCCTGTCGTCCTGGCCAACTGA